Below is a genomic region from Orenia metallireducens.
ATAAGTTGTATCGGCTTCTGAAAATCCATAGTCTATATCAGCACGTAAAGTGTGTAAAGGTACACTACCTTCACTATAACCTTCAGTACGAGCCATATCAGCTCCACCTAAACGACCTGAACATAAAACTTTAATTCCCTCAACACCTCTTTGGCGCATTGCTCTACCTATAGATTGCTTCATAGCTCTTCTAAAAGATACACGATTCTCAATTTGCTCAGCAATATTCTCAGCAACCAATTGCGCATCTTGATCAGGATTTTTAACTTCAACAACATTAACTTGAACTTGTTTATTAGTCATAGCTTCTAATTCGGCTCTTAAATCATTTACTTCAGAACCACCTTTTCCAATTACCATTCCTGGACGAGCAGTATGAATATTAACTTTAATTCTATTTGCAGCTCTTTCAATTACGATTCTAGAAATACCTGCATCATACATTTTGCCCTTCACATGGTCTCTTACCTCTAAATCTTCATGTAATAAATCAGAATAATCCTCTTTATTAGCATACCACTTAGCATCCCAATCTTTTACTACACCAACTCTAAGACCGTGTGGATGAATTTTTTGACCCATTCATTATCCCTCCTTTTTTTCTGCCACTTTTATTGTAAGATGGCTTGTTCTTTTATTAATAGGACTTGCCTGCCCCATTGCTCTTGGTTTATATCTCTTCATTGTTGGACCTTCATCTACATATGCTTCAGAAATATATAATTCATCAGCAATCATACCATGATTATTTTCGGCATTAGCTACAGCTGAAATTAATAATTTTTCAATAATACCTGCTGCTTTATTAGGTGTATTCTTTAAAACACCAAATGCTTCGCCAATTTCTTTACCCCTTACTAAGTCAATAACTAACCTTGCTTTTCTTGGGGAAATCCGAATACGTTTAGCAACGGCTTTAGCTTCCATGGTTTAACCCCCCTTTACTCTCTAAACTCTATTTAAGTGATGTAGATCTTTCAGTGTGATCTCCATGTCCTCTGAATGTTCTAGTAGGTGCAAACTCACCTAATTTATGACCAACCATATCTTCAGTAATGTATACAGGAACATGCTTTTTCCCATCATGAACAGCAATAGTATGCCCTAACATTTGTGGAAAAATAGTTGAACTTCTTGACCAAGTTTTAATAACTTTTTTATTTCCAGACTTGTTCATCTCTTCAACCTTGGCTAATAGCTTTTCATCTACAAATGGTCCTTTTTTTATTGAACGACCCAATCTAATGTCCCCCTCTCATTAATTATTTTCTTCTACGCTTCTTCGCATGACGACTACGAACAATCATCTTATCAGAAGCCTTCTTCTTACGAGTCTTCTTACCGATAGTAGGTTGACCCCAAGGAGTAACTGGATGTCTACCAGATGTTTTATTCTTACCTTCACCACCACCATGAGGATGATCATGAGGGTTCATTACAGTACCACGAACTGTAGGTCTAATACCCATCCATCTCTTTCTTCCAGCTTTACCGATAGTAATGTTTTCATGTAATTCATTACCTACTTGACCAACTGTAGCTTTACATTTCACATTAACTAATCTCATTTCTCCAGAAGGTAGTTGAATATTTGCATATTTACCCTCTTTAGCCATAAGTTGAGCACTAGCACCTGCAGAGCGTACCATTTGTGCACCTTTTCCTGGCTTAAGCTCGATATTATGCACTATAGTACCTACTGGAATATCTTTTAAAGCTAATGCATTTCCTGGCTTGATATCTGCTTCAGGACCTGAAAGAATTTCATCCCCTACACTAATTCCTTTTGGAGCAATGATATATCTCTTCTCTCCATCTGCATAATGTAACAACGCAATACGAGCAGATCTATTTGGATCATACTCAATTGTAGCTACCTTAGCTGGAACTCCATCTTTATCTCTTTTAAAGTCAATAATTCTGTACATTCTCTTATGGCCCCCACCACGATGACGGACAGTGATGCGACCATTTGCATTACGTCCACCACTTTTTTTCAGTGGCTTAAGTAAAGACTTTTCTGGCTTATCAGTTGTAATATCAGTAAAATCCTCCACAGTCATATATCTTCTTGACGGTGTGGTTGGCTTAAATTTCTTAATCGCCATCTTTACTCCCTCCTTTTCTTATAAAAATTATACACCTTCAAATATTTCGATGCTATCTCCTTCAGCTAGTTTAACTCTAGCTTTCTTCCAATTAGATGTCTTACCTTGAGTATATCCCATTCTTCTCTTCTTACCTGGCATACGATTAGTAGTTACTTTTTCAACATTAACATCAAAGATTTTTTCAATAGCTTTTTTAATTTCAGGCTTGTTAGCTTTGATAGCAACTTTAAAAGTATACCAATTTTCTTCCATATCCATCATACTTCTTTCAGAAATATGAGGCGCAATAATAATATCCCGAGGATCCTTCATTATGCTAGCACCTCCTCAACTTTAGCAACTGCATCTTTAGTCATAATTACTTTATTACTATTTAAAACATCATATACAGTTACCTTAGTAGGTGTTACAACCCTTACTCCCGGAAGATTACGAGCTGATTTATAAACATTATCATTCTTTTCAGAAAGTACAATTAAAACTTTAGAATCTACTGCATCAAAGCTCTTTAATACAGATACCATCTCTTTAGTTTTTGGTGCTGTAAAATTAAAGTTGTCAACAACAACTAAGTTACCTTCTTCAACCTTAAGAGTTAAGGCTGATTTTACAGCTAATTTTTTAACTTTCTTAGGAAGTTTCTTATTATATTTACGTGGTTGTGGTCCAAAAGTAGTTCCACCACCTACCCAAAGTGGAGAACGGATACTTCCGTGTCGAGCACGACCTGTTCCTTTTTGCCTCCATGGCTTACGTCCACCACCAGCAACTTCTCCTCTTGTCTTAGTCTTAGCACTTCCAACACGCTTAGCTGCTAATTGAGCAACAACCGCTTCATGAAGTACATGTTCATTTACTTCTACACTAAAAACTTCATCTCTTAAGTCAAGATTTCCTGACTTTTGTCCATCAATATTATATAAAGCTAATTCAGGCATCTTTATCCCCCTTTCCTAACACTATTTTACTGTTTGCCGAATAGTTAATAACCCTTTTTTAGGTCCAGGAACTGCACCTTTGATTAATAATAAATTCTTTTCAGGGTCTACTTTAACAACTTCTAGATTTTGAACTGTTACTTGTTCATGCCCCATATGTCCAGGCATCTTTTTACCTTTAAATACTCTTGCAGGATCAGAACCAGCACCAATAGAACCTGGTCTTCTGTAATTTCTAGAACCGTGAGTTTTTGGTCCAGTATTGAAATTCCATCTCTTAACTGTACCTGCAAATCCTTTACCTTTAGAGATACCAGTTACATCAACTTTCTCTCCTTCAGCGAATACATCTGCTTTAACTTCATCTCCTGTTTCTAGAGCTTCTGCTCCTTCAACTCTAAATTCACGAATATATTTTTTAGGATTAACTCCATATTTATCGAAGTGTCCCTTTAGAGGTTTATTTACTTTGTTTTCTTTATCATCAACAAACCCTAATTGTACAGAGTTATATCCGTCAACTTCTTCAGTCTTTTTTTGAATTACAGTACATGGTCCCGCTTCAACAACTGTAACAGGTACAACTTCACCATTTTCAGTGAAAATTTGTGTCATACCAATTTTTTTACCTAAAATCGCCTTCATTTTTTCTACACCTCCTTAAAACACATATAAATATTATAGTTTAATCTCTATGTCAACACCAGCTGGTAAATCTAATCTCATTAGAGAATCAACAGTCTTAGGTGTTGGATCTTTAATATCAATTAATCTTTTATGAGTTCTCATTTCAAATTGTTCTCTTGACTTACTATTTACATGAGGTGCACGTAAAATTGTAAACACCTCTCTTTTAGTAGGTAAAGGAATCGGTCCAGAAACTT
It encodes:
- the rpsC gene encoding 30S ribosomal protein S3 produces the protein MGQKIHPHGLRVGVVKDWDAKWYANKEDYSDLLHEDLEVRDHVKGKMYDAGISRIVIERAANRIKVNIHTARPGMVIGKGGSEVNDLRAELEAMTNKQVQVNVVEVKNPDQDAQLVAENIAEQIENRVSFRRAMKQSIGRAMRQRGVEGIKVLCSGRLGGADMARTEGYSEGSVPLHTLRADIDYGFSEADTTYGKIGIKVWIYKGEILPEINED
- the rplV gene encoding 50S ribosomal protein L22, which gives rise to MEAKAVAKRIRISPRKARLVIDLVRGKEIGEAFGVLKNTPNKAAGIIEKLLISAVANAENNHGMIADELYISEAYVDEGPTMKRYKPRAMGQASPINKRTSHLTIKVAEKKEG
- the rpsS gene encoding 30S ribosomal protein S19, which translates into the protein MGRSIKKGPFVDEKLLAKVEEMNKSGNKKVIKTWSRSSTIFPQMLGHTIAVHDGKKHVPVYITEDMVGHKLGEFAPTRTFRGHGDHTERSTSLK
- the rplB gene encoding 50S ribosomal protein L2, with the protein product MAIKKFKPTTPSRRYMTVEDFTDITTDKPEKSLLKPLKKSGGRNANGRITVRHRGGGHKRMYRIIDFKRDKDGVPAKVATIEYDPNRSARIALLHYADGEKRYIIAPKGISVGDEILSGPEADIKPGNALALKDIPVGTIVHNIELKPGKGAQMVRSAGASAQLMAKEGKYANIQLPSGEMRLVNVKCKATVGQVGNELHENITIGKAGRKRWMGIRPTVRGTVMNPHDHPHGGGEGKNKTSGRHPVTPWGQPTIGKKTRKKKASDKMIVRSRHAKKRRRK
- the rplW gene encoding 50S ribosomal protein L23; this encodes MKDPRDIIIAPHISERSMMDMEENWYTFKVAIKANKPEIKKAIEKIFDVNVEKVTTNRMPGKKRRMGYTQGKTSNWKKARVKLAEGDSIEIFEGV
- the rplD gene encoding 50S ribosomal protein L4, producing MPELALYNIDGQKSGNLDLRDEVFSVEVNEHVLHEAVVAQLAAKRVGSAKTKTRGEVAGGGRKPWRQKGTGRARHGSIRSPLWVGGGTTFGPQPRKYNKKLPKKVKKLAVKSALTLKVEEGNLVVVDNFNFTAPKTKEMVSVLKSFDAVDSKVLIVLSEKNDNVYKSARNLPGVRVVTPTKVTVYDVLNSNKVIMTKDAVAKVEEVLA
- the rplC gene encoding 50S ribosomal protein L3 — translated: MKAILGKKIGMTQIFTENGEVVPVTVVEAGPCTVIQKKTEEVDGYNSVQLGFVDDKENKVNKPLKGHFDKYGVNPKKYIREFRVEGAEALETGDEVKADVFAEGEKVDVTGISKGKGFAGTVKRWNFNTGPKTHGSRNYRRPGSIGAGSDPARVFKGKKMPGHMGHEQVTVQNLEVVKVDPEKNLLLIKGAVPGPKKGLLTIRQTVK
- the rpsJ gene encoding 30S ribosomal protein S10 → MAEQATGKIRIRLKAYEHQLLDNSARKIVETAKKTGAEVSGPIPLPTKREVFTILRAPHVNSKSREQFEMRTHKRLIDIKDPTPKTVDSLMRLDLPAGVDIEIKL